One Candidatus Saccharibacteria bacterium RAAC3_TM7_1 genomic region harbors:
- a CDS encoding hypothetical protein (RAAC3_TM7_1_706): MSKAALAPSHPLRIFFISGLLTLAALAWVGFGRGLDALFLVSVLILIELIFSFDNAIINARILATMSRFWQQMFMTVGIVIAVFVVRFLFPILLVMLTAGLSAPAVLDLAINQPDEYARTLTHAHPYIAAFGGMFLLMLSLSFFFDPGRKVLWINVIERPLQRIGKWWIYTSISALTLAAVAISPYNHYPQQAIVAGSLGIVVYLALHSITELFGRKQSDRRVTAKSGFAGFMAFLYLQVLDSSFSFDGVIGAFAITQDVFLIVTGLGIGALWVRSLTLMMVRRNTLKVYRYLEHGAHYTIALLALFLLSGLFISIPEAAAGAAGLLVVGASIISSLQALKTEDPNF; the protein is encoded by the coding sequence ATGTCAAAAGCCGCTCTCGCGCCATCTCATCCGCTCCGTATATTTTTTATCAGCGGCCTACTGACGCTGGCTGCACTAGCCTGGGTCGGCTTTGGGCGAGGACTCGATGCGCTATTCCTCGTATCCGTACTGATCCTTATCGAACTGATATTCAGCTTCGACAACGCTATCATCAATGCCCGAATTCTGGCGACGATGAGCCGGTTTTGGCAACAAATGTTCATGACGGTCGGTATTGTGATTGCCGTTTTTGTCGTTCGATTCTTATTTCCCATCTTGCTTGTAATGTTGACGGCAGGACTGAGCGCTCCGGCCGTCCTTGATCTAGCGATCAACCAACCGGATGAATACGCCCGTACTCTAACACACGCTCATCCATACATCGCAGCATTTGGCGGTATGTTTCTCCTCATGTTGAGCCTGTCGTTTTTCTTCGATCCGGGGCGCAAAGTCCTGTGGATCAATGTAATCGAGCGACCGCTGCAACGGATCGGAAAATGGTGGATTTATACCAGCATTTCCGCACTGACGTTGGCCGCTGTAGCTATATCACCGTACAACCATTACCCTCAGCAGGCCATCGTTGCCGGTAGCCTCGGCATCGTAGTTTACCTGGCGTTGCATAGTATCACCGAACTGTTCGGCCGCAAACAAAGCGACCGTCGTGTCACGGCGAAGTCGGGCTTTGCTGGATTTATGGCGTTCCTCTATCTGCAGGTGCTTGATAGTAGCTTTAGTTTCGATGGCGTTATCGGTGCTTTCGCCATAACACAGGATGTCTTTTTGATCGTGACTGGCCTTGGTATCGGCGCCCTCTGGGTGCGTAGCCTGACGCTCATGATGGTACGGCGTAATACCTTAAAGGTGTACCGTTACTTGGAACACGGCGCCCACTATACAATCGCTTTGCTCGCACTATTTCTTCTCAGCGGCCTATTTATCAGCATCCCCGAAGCAGCCGCAGGAGCAGCTGGTCTACTCGTAGTCGGCGCGTCGATCATCAGTTCACTGCAGGCTCTCAAGACTGAAGATCCAAACTTCTAG
- a CDS encoding hypothetical protein (RAAC3_TM7_1_707) encodes MKIPSTSLHHPLHSRRRLIRMPWGTQRFLAAFEGFEGGFAIGASVVVALSSAELERHVLLTTAILSIIVNGFNSASVKYSSEHYLDELDGRETKNTFRYYFVPAMIEFLAYFAISFVSVVPLFTITDTFVAVGLSVGVTLVLLFSAGYWRGFMLRISPFRDALETMLLGAGIIALGAISGLVLHSL; translated from the coding sequence ATGAAAATTCCGAGTACCTCGCTCCATCATCCGCTTCATTCGCGTCGCCGCTTGATCAGGATGCCATGGGGAACGCAGCGTTTCTTGGCGGCGTTTGAAGGTTTTGAGGGCGGCTTCGCAATCGGCGCCAGTGTCGTTGTGGCGCTTAGTTCTGCCGAACTTGAACGGCATGTCCTACTAACCACGGCCATACTGAGTATTATCGTCAATGGGTTCAATAGTGCCAGCGTCAAATATAGTAGCGAGCATTATCTCGATGAACTCGATGGCCGAGAAACGAAAAACACTTTTCGGTATTACTTTGTGCCGGCGATGATTGAATTTTTGGCGTATTTCGCGATCAGTTTTGTATCCGTCGTGCCGCTTTTTACTATCACCGATACGTTTGTGGCGGTCGGGCTCAGTGTCGGTGTAACCCTAGTGCTACTATTTAGTGCCGGCTACTGGCGGGGTTTTATGTTACGGATTTCGCCGTTTCGTGATGCGCTCGAAACGATGCTCCTCGGCGCGGGCATTATCGCTCTTGGTGCTATCTCTGGCCTTGTGCTCCATTCGCTCTAA
- a CDS encoding hypothetical protein (RAAC3_TM7_1_708) has protein sequence MRKYQLAIVSNRLPVNITRVGGKLVFNASSGGLATAMSSLPTEGRIWVGWPGIAADELTEAEKEEIALELAKHGCYPVHLTKSQIKLFYEGYANDTLWPLFHYFQSLAQHDDAYWAAYQEVNQLYAAAIAECVEPYGSIWIHDYHLMMAPAMVRSLVPYASIGFFLHIPFPSFELYRALPQRKEILEGLLGADLIGFHIYDYARHFLSSCLRLLGLSSHQGLIDYDGRTIKTDAYPIGIDYAKFRQALTQSDTKRAIKSLKEHYTSQKLIISVDRLDYTKGIPERLEAFRLLLEENPEYHGRVSLLMIAVPSRTEVKTYQQLRAQIEQTVSRINGTYGTVDWAPISYQFQNLPFEEVVALYAMADIALVTPTRDGMNLVAKEYIASKQKMPGVLVLSEMAGAIDELPEALAVNPNDTHSITTAIRQALRMSKREQSRRLGIMQRRLKSYTVQTWAHEFIADLESAGGKREARHKKRLTETQRLGLLAGYSDSRSRLIILDYDGTLKDFVSSPSALAAKPALRLRRIIKRLSQDPSNTVAIVSGRPRKTMDRWFKGLDIVLAAEHGAWTRYDGKWTHTDSDFKDIKQKIKPLLEKYVSRTAGAEVEEKDYALVWHYRNVPPELAYVRATEIKRELIGMIDRDDIGVYSGEKIIEIKPVEVNKGYVAAELEAIYQSDFILCAGDDYTDEDMFRELSPEANTIKVGPGSTKAKFQMLGVSSMIDLLDELSRLK, from the coding sequence ATGCGTAAGTATCAGCTCGCTATCGTATCGAATCGCTTACCGGTGAATATAACTCGCGTCGGCGGGAAATTAGTATTTAATGCAAGTTCCGGTGGTCTAGCAACGGCCATGTCTTCGTTGCCAACTGAAGGGCGTATTTGGGTTGGCTGGCCAGGGATTGCCGCTGACGAGTTGACCGAAGCCGAAAAAGAAGAAATCGCACTCGAACTTGCCAAGCACGGCTGTTATCCTGTCCATCTCACGAAATCACAGATCAAACTTTTTTATGAAGGCTACGCCAATGATACGCTTTGGCCGCTATTTCACTACTTTCAGTCGCTTGCTCAGCATGATGATGCCTATTGGGCGGCATACCAGGAAGTAAACCAGTTATATGCAGCGGCGATTGCTGAATGTGTGGAACCGTATGGATCGATCTGGATTCACGATTATCACTTGATGATGGCACCAGCGATGGTGCGTAGTCTCGTACCGTACGCTTCGATCGGCTTTTTTCTCCATATCCCCTTCCCTTCGTTTGAGCTTTATCGAGCGTTGCCACAACGCAAAGAAATCCTCGAAGGACTACTCGGTGCTGATCTGATCGGTTTCCATATCTACGACTACGCTCGGCACTTCCTCAGTAGTTGCCTGCGACTTCTTGGGCTTAGCAGTCACCAGGGCTTGATCGATTATGACGGCCGGACGATCAAGACGGACGCGTACCCGATCGGTATCGACTATGCCAAATTCCGCCAAGCCTTGACGCAATCCGATACGAAGCGAGCGATCAAATCACTCAAAGAGCATTATACGAGTCAGAAGCTCATCATTTCCGTTGATCGACTCGACTATACCAAGGGGATTCCCGAGCGACTTGAGGCTTTTCGTTTGCTGCTGGAAGAAAACCCCGAATATCACGGCAGAGTTAGTCTGCTGATGATTGCCGTGCCATCACGCACAGAAGTAAAGACCTACCAGCAGCTCAGAGCTCAGATCGAGCAGACCGTCAGCCGTATCAACGGCACCTACGGCACCGTGGACTGGGCGCCGATCTCGTATCAGTTTCAGAATTTGCCGTTTGAGGAAGTGGTGGCGCTGTATGCTATGGCCGACATTGCGCTTGTCACACCGACTCGTGATGGCATGAACCTCGTGGCAAAAGAATACATTGCCTCAAAACAGAAGATGCCGGGAGTACTCGTCTTGAGTGAAATGGCTGGCGCCATTGATGAACTGCCGGAAGCGTTGGCGGTTAACCCAAATGACACCCATTCGATCACCACTGCTATTCGTCAGGCACTTCGCATGTCAAAGCGTGAACAGTCGCGCCGACTCGGCATTATGCAACGCCGGCTGAAGTCGTATACGGTGCAAACATGGGCACATGAGTTTATAGCTGATCTAGAATCTGCCGGAGGGAAACGAGAGGCGCGTCACAAAAAGCGGCTCACCGAAACGCAGCGTCTTGGACTCCTCGCGGGCTATTCTGATTCTCGTTCACGGCTAATTATTCTTGACTATGATGGTACCTTGAAAGATTTTGTTTCGTCACCATCGGCGCTGGCTGCCAAGCCGGCGCTCCGACTCCGCCGCATCATAAAACGTCTCAGTCAAGACCCAAGCAATACCGTGGCTATCGTCAGTGGCCGCCCGCGAAAGACGATGGATCGCTGGTTCAAAGGGCTTGATATCGTTCTGGCGGCAGAACACGGCGCCTGGACGCGCTACGACGGCAAATGGACGCACACCGACAGTGACTTCAAAGATATCAAGCAAAAAATCAAACCATTGCTGGAGAAATACGTTTCGCGTACTGCCGGCGCCGAGGTGGAAGAAAAAGATTATGCCCTGGTTTGGCACTATCGGAATGTACCGCCCGAACTCGCCTATGTGCGGGCAACAGAGATTAAACGAGAGTTGATCGGGATGATCGACCGCGATGATATCGGCGTCTATAGTGGCGAGAAAATTATTGAGATTAAACCAGTCGAAGTCAACAAAGGCTACGTTGCTGCGGAGCTAGAAGCAATTTATCAGTCAGATTTTATCCTGTGCGCAGGCGATGACTATACCGATGAGGACATGTTCCGTGAGCTAAGTCCGGAAGCAAATACAATAAAAGTTGGCCCTGGTTCGACCAAGGCCAAGTTTCAGATGCTGGGTGTCAGTTCAATGATCGATTTGCTCGACGAATTATCCCGCCTAAAATAA
- a CDS encoding 50S ribosomal protein L11 (RAAC3_TM7_1_709): MAKKIIGNLKLRIPAGRATAGPPVGSILGQWGLNMMDFINPFNEATKDLMGKDVIVHVKVYEDRSFSWKSLGQPVDDMIREKIGLKKGSGKPHSEKVGKISRSQLAEIAEAKKDQLNAIDEDGRIKVIAGTARSMGVEVTD, encoded by the coding sequence ATGGCAAAGAAAATTATTGGCAATCTTAAGCTCCGTATTCCGGCTGGCCGCGCGACAGCTGGTCCTCCTGTTGGTTCGATCCTCGGTCAATGGGGTCTTAATATGATGGATTTCATCAACCCGTTCAATGAAGCAACAAAAGACCTGATGGGTAAGGATGTTATCGTCCACGTTAAAGTCTACGAAGATCGTAGCTTCAGCTGGAAGAGCCTCGGCCAACCAGTCGATGACATGATCCGTGAAAAGATCGGCCTCAAAAAGGGAAGCGGCAAGCCGCACTCTGAAAAAGTCGGTAAGATATCTCGCTCACAGCTCGCTGAAATCGCTGAAGCAAAGAAGGATCAGCTCAACGCGATTGACGAAGATGGTCGCATCAAGGTAATTGCCGGCACGGCTCGCTCAATGGGCGTCGAAGTTACCGACTAG
- a CDS encoding hypothetical protein (RAAC3_TM7_1_710), whose protein sequence is MSNLLPEFGATRGTYMDGWTDGDLQFAKEQQARMDAQRTLGSNVLSLQSERVSIPSDWAGMSSEQRGIVAALETGEIDSATAVARFEALELSQAE, encoded by the coding sequence ATGTCGAACTTATTACCAGAATTCGGAGCAACGAGGGGAACCTACATGGACGGGTGGACGGATGGCGACCTTCAGTTTGCCAAAGAGCAACAGGCGAGAATGGACGCTCAGCGAACGCTTGGTTCGAATGTGCTTTCACTGCAGAGCGAACGTGTTTCAATCCCGTCGGACTGGGCTGGCATGTCCTCTGAGCAACGCGGTATTGTTGCCGCATTGGAAACTGGCGAAATTGATTCCGCTACTGCGGTAGCACGCTTTGAAGCCCTTGAATTATCTCAAGCAGAATGA
- a CDS encoding Transcription termination/antitermination protein nusG (RAAC3_TM7_1_711): MATNRYDSTRQWYAIHTYSGYEEKVADSIRQRINAVDMADKIFDVMVPKEKQIQIKNGKRKVVEAKIFQGYVLVEMKLTDETWYIVRNTPGVTGFVGSGTEPTPVSTAEITKIKRRMGVEDPKHHIDFTEGEVVSITDGPFKGFDGAISEIDAVKGKIRVMVSMFGRDTPVELDALQVKKV; the protein is encoded by the coding sequence ATGGCAACAAACCGATATGATTCAACCCGCCAATGGTACGCGATTCACACCTACAGCGGCTACGAGGAGAAAGTAGCTGACAGCATCCGTCAGCGCATCAACGCCGTTGACATGGCCGACAAGATTTTCGACGTCATGGTACCGAAGGAAAAGCAGATCCAGATCAAAAACGGTAAGCGAAAAGTTGTCGAAGCAAAGATCTTTCAAGGCTACGTGCTCGTTGAGATGAAGCTGACCGACGAGACATGGTATATCGTCCGCAACACCCCAGGTGTCACCGGGTTCGTTGGTAGCGGTACCGAACCAACGCCCGTCTCTACTGCCGAAATCACCAAGATCAAACGCCGCATGGGTGTCGAAGATCCAAAGCACCACATCGACTTTACTGAGGGCGAAGTTGTTTCTATTACCGACGGACCATTCAAAGGCTTCGATGGCGCAATCTCTGAGATTGACGCCGTTAAAGGCAAAATCCGCGTTATGGTCAGCATGTTTGGCCGCGACACGCCAGTTGAGCTTGATGCATTGCAAGTAAAGAAAGTTTAG
- a CDS encoding hypothetical protein (RAAC3_TM7_1_712) produces MYHYLDGSTLVRYTELDSLLQADYLNWERKKTVAKKTTSDTKVTRITASDSEARMPMNKPAQADSKPAKIAKVKTSGPRRPLRATLDYFKGAWEELRQVHWPTRRATWGLTGAVLLFSTFFVVFIMLLDAVFKLLFEQILK; encoded by the coding sequence TTGTATCATTACCTTGACGGCTCTACCTTAGTCCGCTATACTGAACTTGACAGTCTGCTACAAGCAGACTATTTAAATTGGGAGAGAAAGAAAACGGTGGCAAAAAAGACGACATCCGACACGAAGGTTACGCGTATTACGGCCAGTGATAGCGAGGCACGCATGCCCATGAACAAGCCCGCTCAGGCCGACTCAAAGCCTGCCAAGATTGCCAAAGTCAAGACTTCTGGACCGCGTCGTCCACTGCGCGCTACCTTAGATTACTTTAAGGGGGCGTGGGAAGAACTGCGACAAGTTCACTGGCCAACTCGTCGTGCCACATGGGGTCTGACCGGTGCGGTACTACTATTTTCTACTTTTTTCGTCGTCTTCATTATGTTGCTCGACGCCGTGTTTAAACTATTATTCGAACAAATCTTGAAATAG
- a CDS encoding Glycosyl transferase, family 2 (RAAC3_TM7_1_713), which translates to MITWLLLLYSVVVTGWVSQKVLRLTRRYRYDGAGKSTSGAKLPTVSVCIAARNETHALAENLEYVLASDYDRLEVLVLDDNSDDDTSLIIKSFAHAGVRFVPGRPLPAGWLGRNHAYDTLSREASGDIILFLDVDTKLTPQAISRLVDYLTVHKLEMLSVQPRREDSLRFSALFGSLRQVWELLMASEQAPPTTSGLWMIRRDTLRHYDASLADYAMSLRPELHIAHHLQSSKAYRYIIATKELGIRFEKKWHSQAETAERLYMPLFGETGWAVLRTLALFTGLLGPYYCLLDGLLSRHWEQAGLAFVISLLAGYMNARIVSLTYEARGAVVRAIIWPLLLVQDAFFYVRSLLRYRTKTVMWKGRNIFAQPHNRSHYEIDQ; encoded by the coding sequence ATGATTACGTGGCTTCTGCTTCTCTATAGTGTCGTTGTTACCGGCTGGGTAAGCCAAAAGGTGCTGCGCCTGACCAGGCGTTATCGGTATGATGGTGCTGGAAAAAGTACCAGCGGAGCAAAGCTGCCTACGGTGTCGGTCTGCATCGCCGCGCGTAACGAAACGCACGCACTCGCCGAGAACCTGGAGTATGTACTCGCTAGTGACTACGACAGGCTTGAAGTACTGGTGCTCGATGACAATTCGGATGACGACACCTCACTCATCATCAAGTCGTTCGCCCATGCTGGCGTTCGGTTTGTTCCTGGTCGGCCACTCCCGGCCGGTTGGCTGGGGCGCAACCATGCTTATGATACGCTCTCGCGTGAAGCGAGCGGCGACATTATCCTCTTTCTGGATGTTGATACCAAACTTACACCACAGGCTATCTCACGATTAGTTGACTATCTCACCGTACACAAGCTGGAGATGCTCTCGGTGCAGCCGCGTCGCGAAGACAGCCTCCGCTTCAGTGCACTATTCGGCTCTCTCAGACAGGTGTGGGAGCTACTGATGGCTAGTGAGCAAGCGCCGCCGACAACCAGCGGATTATGGATGATACGGCGCGATACCTTGCGTCACTACGACGCGTCACTTGCAGACTATGCCATGTCGTTACGTCCGGAGCTACACATTGCCCACCATTTGCAGTCGTCAAAAGCCTATCGCTATATCATTGCCACCAAGGAGCTCGGCATACGCTTTGAAAAGAAATGGCATTCGCAGGCAGAGACCGCCGAGCGACTCTACATGCCATTATTTGGCGAGACAGGCTGGGCGGTGCTTCGCACGCTGGCGCTGTTTACCGGACTGCTGGGGCCGTACTATTGCTTGCTTGACGGTCTTCTGTCGCGTCACTGGGAACAAGCAGGTTTGGCATTCGTCATCAGCCTGCTGGCTGGTTATATGAATGCTCGCATCGTCAGCCTGACGTACGAAGCGAGAGGTGCGGTCGTCCGCGCTATTATCTGGCCATTGCTACTCGTCCAAGATGCCTTCTTTTATGTACGAAGCTTATTACGCTACCGAACAAAAACGGTGATGTGGAAAGGGCGCAATATTTTTGCGCAGCCGCACAATCGTAGTCATTATGAAATCGACCAATAG
- a CDS encoding Multi-sensor signal transduction histidine kinase (RAAC3_TM7_1_714) — protein MKSGGILDLKTSRNAKLVALVAPLVLLGYGVLVMAGLVPDFHFISAWWFLFLMTIWIGYAFYRILTPFSHSETTAVQLIIYHCFMLLYLTLVTGFDSPVVIAWILLLLITHFYYSINGFIVSAGVLLFATLLDTAFYHYPLLDFTLAVLNVNVTILVGVGAVAINSFRANEHAALQASRQRHDLERKRVLTIINNLADAVYSTDGDGIVQVYNAAGLALLDTNQDISGKHINDILKPTDGDGKAIDAFKLFKEAKSVVTNDTLRLHYGEDVMRLELTYAPIRSGYTTEEAKSTGDGYIVIARDITRLKSLEEERDEFISVVSHELRTPITVAEGTISNVQLMMQRTGVDQKKLIASIDEAHDQVMYLAKMINDLSTLSRAERGIASEVEKIDVAGLARSLHGEYGPQAVAAKLHFNLELDPHLGSVTTSRLYLQELLQNFLTNSIKYTREGSVTLRIQKHGGQIHFIVVDTGIGISKSDQTKIFDKFYRSEDYRTRETGGTGLGLYVSTKLAKKIGTKIELTSRLNHGSTFSFSLPATKK, from the coding sequence ATGAAGTCTGGTGGGATTCTCGATCTAAAGACGTCGCGTAACGCAAAGCTCGTCGCGCTTGTGGCGCCACTTGTTTTGCTTGGCTACGGCGTCTTGGTGATGGCCGGCCTCGTACCGGACTTTCACTTTATCTCTGCCTGGTGGTTCCTGTTTCTTATGACCATTTGGATCGGTTATGCGTTCTATCGGATACTGACTCCGTTTTCACACAGCGAAACCACGGCCGTCCAACTTATCATCTATCATTGCTTCATGCTCCTCTACCTTACCCTAGTAACCGGGTTTGATTCGCCGGTTGTAATCGCCTGGATATTGTTGCTCCTAATTACGCATTTTTACTATTCGATAAACGGCTTCATTGTTAGTGCCGGTGTGTTACTATTTGCCACGTTGCTTGACACGGCGTTTTATCATTATCCTTTACTGGATTTTACACTGGCTGTCCTCAATGTCAACGTTACCATACTTGTTGGCGTGGGTGCCGTCGCCATCAATTCTTTTCGAGCCAATGAGCATGCCGCATTGCAGGCAAGTCGACAACGCCACGACTTAGAGCGAAAGCGAGTCCTAACGATCATCAACAATCTAGCCGATGCCGTCTACAGTACCGACGGCGACGGTATTGTACAAGTATATAATGCCGCCGGCCTTGCGCTCCTGGACACCAACCAGGATATCAGCGGCAAGCATATCAACGATATCTTGAAACCGACCGATGGCGATGGCAAAGCAATCGATGCTTTCAAGCTCTTCAAGGAGGCGAAGTCGGTCGTCACCAATGATACACTTCGCCTACACTACGGCGAGGATGTCATGCGACTTGAGCTGACCTACGCGCCGATCAGAAGTGGTTACACCACTGAAGAGGCGAAAAGCACCGGTGACGGTTATATCGTCATTGCCCGTGACATTACGCGGCTAAAAAGCTTAGAGGAAGAGCGTGACGAGTTTATTAGCGTCGTCAGCCATGAGCTTCGCACGCCAATAACCGTGGCAGAAGGAACCATTAGCAATGTTCAGCTGATGATGCAGCGTACGGGCGTTGATCAGAAGAAACTAATAGCCAGTATCGACGAGGCGCACGACCAAGTCATGTACCTCGCTAAAATGATCAATGACCTCAGCACCTTGTCGCGCGCCGAACGAGGTATCGCCAGTGAGGTCGAAAAGATTGACGTTGCCGGACTAGCTCGTAGCCTGCATGGCGAGTATGGACCACAGGCCGTCGCAGCGAAGCTGCACTTCAACCTGGAGCTTGATCCACACCTCGGGTCAGTCACCACCAGTCGTCTCTACCTCCAGGAGTTGTTGCAGAATTTCCTTACTAATTCGATAAAATACACCCGTGAAGGATCGGTCACGCTACGAATACAGAAACATGGCGGTCAGATTCATTTCATCGTCGTGGATACAGGCATCGGAATCAGTAAAAGCGATCAGACTAAGATATTCGACAAGTTTTATCGCTCTGAAGATTATCGGACGCGAGAAACTGGTGGCACCGGACTAGGGCTCTATGTTTCAACAAAGCTGGCAAAAAAGATCGGTACTAAGATCGAGCTAACGAGCCGCCTCAACCACGGTTCAACATTCAGTTTCTCGCTACCCGCTACAAAGAAATAA
- a CDS encoding hypothetical protein (RAAC3_TM7_1_715) gives MTHVHDDEFGDIIIRRTSSRASMKVTVAPNGQLRISAPRLVPLFGIKRMIATSRRELRRLLENRPNRELYDGLPIGKSHRLRIRVASDVMRLKKSGQELWLSVPSDQALQTREVTDEVRKASIAALRKEAKHYLPKRVGYLAEQYGFRFNQLRFSHAGTRWGSCSTTGTISLNIALMQVPFELIDYVIIHELAHTKEMNHSSAFWSLVETACPNYKTSRAEMKKYSPAV, from the coding sequence ATGACACATGTTCATGATGATGAGTTCGGCGATATCATAATCCGCCGCACGTCGTCACGGGCATCGATGAAAGTGACCGTTGCACCGAATGGGCAACTGCGCATCTCCGCACCCAGACTAGTACCACTTTTCGGTATCAAACGAATGATCGCCACATCCCGCCGTGAGCTGCGACGTCTTCTCGAAAACCGACCAAACCGTGAATTATATGATGGCTTGCCAATCGGCAAAAGCCACCGGCTCCGCATACGAGTAGCCAGCGATGTGATGCGCCTCAAGAAAAGCGGGCAGGAGTTGTGGCTTTCCGTGCCTAGCGACCAGGCGCTTCAAACACGCGAGGTTACCGATGAGGTACGCAAGGCTTCAATTGCCGCACTTCGTAAAGAGGCGAAGCACTACTTGCCCAAACGTGTTGGTTATCTTGCCGAGCAATACGGCTTCCGTTTTAATCAGCTCCGTTTCAGTCATGCTGGTACGCGCTGGGGAAGCTGCAGTACGACCGGCACTATTAGTTTGAATATCGCGCTCATGCAGGTACCGTTTGAGCTGATCGACTACGTTATCATCCATGAGCTTGCTCACACCAAGGAGATGAACCATTCATCAGCATTCTGGTCGCTAGTCGAGACTGCCTGTCCGAATTATAAAACCTCTAGAGCCGAGATGAAGAAATATAGCCCGGCTGTTTAA
- a CDS encoding hypothetical protein (RAAC3_TM7_1_716), protein MKSLSLTSPHAIVMVGIPGSGKTFFAHKFAETFNAPYLDQAYIEKNVDDAKKAAEVTDHFLHQLLKTNQSIVLEVESDTRQARTLLAKTLRAAGYIPLFVWVQVDAPTARQRSLKARQMTAQEFDQRTERFSAPHHSEQPLVISGKHTYASQAKLVLKKLSAPRAEISAHSSAPIRGRIVVR, encoded by the coding sequence ATGAAATCGCTGAGTTTAACTTCTCCCCATGCTATCGTGATGGTCGGCATACCTGGCAGCGGCAAAACCTTCTTTGCACACAAGTTCGCCGAGACCTTCAATGCTCCGTACCTTGATCAGGCATATATCGAAAAGAATGTCGACGACGCTAAAAAAGCCGCCGAAGTGACTGATCATTTCCTTCACCAACTGTTAAAAACCAACCAGTCAATCGTTCTTGAGGTCGAGAGTGACACCCGCCAGGCGCGGACACTACTGGCAAAAACGCTGCGTGCTGCCGGGTACATACCGTTGTTCGTCTGGGTGCAGGTGGACGCGCCAACGGCCAGGCAGCGTAGCTTAAAGGCACGCCAAATGACCGCGCAAGAATTCGACCAGAGAACGGAGCGTTTTTCTGCTCCTCACCATAGCGAGCAACCGCTGGTCATTAGCGGAAAACATACCTATGCCTCACAAGCCAAGCTAGTTCTTAAAAAATTATCAGCCCCGCGCGCCGAGATTTCGGCACACAGCAGCGCACCGATACGCGGACGGATCGTCGTACGCTAA
- a CDS encoding hypothetical protein (RAAC3_TM7_1_717), with the protein MDDDKLLDPTPISDDLIPRRPTAYEMLMRQSRKMGNFATRTYDVTKEFLKQDVSALHPDSLLFGQAARPKPVDNNGGELPKRNHNGKTLDPRESLRSIVAASHQLLAGAKTVILPINLFPDSVTVDRTKVTITKRTFFWSSNVISIRIEDVLNVSCSTGPLFGSLIVSSRVMNSTDHYEIDYFWRKDAIYLKQIIQGYVIAQHNKIDTSHLSREELIKTLLEIGQDTDMPSR; encoded by the coding sequence ATGGACGATGACAAGCTCCTGGACCCAACACCTATTTCCGACGACCTCATACCGAGGCGACCGACAGCCTATGAGATGTTAATGCGCCAAAGTCGCAAAATGGGCAATTTCGCCACCAGAACCTACGATGTGACGAAAGAATTCCTCAAACAAGACGTTTCCGCGCTCCATCCCGACAGTCTTCTGTTTGGCCAAGCTGCCCGACCAAAACCAGTCGATAATAATGGCGGTGAGTTGCCGAAGAGGAATCATAACGGTAAAACTCTCGACCCGCGAGAGAGCCTGCGCAGTATTGTGGCGGCTTCGCATCAGTTACTGGCTGGTGCTAAAACGGTTATCTTGCCGATCAATCTGTTCCCAGACTCGGTAACGGTCGATCGCACCAAGGTGACAATCACCAAGCGGACATTCTTTTGGTCGTCCAATGTTATCAGTATTCGTATCGAAGACGTACTGAATGTTTCGTGTAGCACTGGGCCACTATTTGGCTCGCTGATCGTCTCCAGTCGCGTCATGAACTCTACCGACCACTATGAAATTGACTACTTTTGGCGCAAAGACGCGATTTATCTCAAACAGATCATCCAAGGCTATGTCATAGCGCAGCACAACAAGATCGATACCTCGCATTTATCGCGTGAGGAACTGATAAAAACCTTGCTCGAAATCGGCCAAGATACCGACATGCCTAGCCGTTAG
- a CDS encoding hypothetical protein (RAAC3_TM7_1_718) has protein sequence MAEERRETVVVEGDSKHSSSYGWLVALAVIIVLFILFFAFGGFSMFGGDTNTTETPSVNAPDTINVQPSQ, from the coding sequence ATGGCGGAAGAACGACGCGAGACGGTAGTAGTGGAAGGCGACAGCAAGCACTCCTCAAGTTACGGATGGCTCGTTGCACTGGCGGTCATCATCGTTTTATTTATACTATTTTTCGCCTTCGGTGGCTTTAGTATGTTTGGGGGCGACACGAATACGACCGAGACGCCGAGCGTCAACGCCCCTGATACAATTAATGTCCAACCTAGCCAATAG